The sequence below is a genomic window from Streptomyces sp. NBC_00582.
AAGGTGGCGGTACAAGGTGGCACGGGAGATACCGAGAGCCTTGGCGATGGCGCTTACGCTCTCGCCCTTCGCCTTCCTGGCACGGGCCACGGTGAGCACGTCCTCATCGACCACGGACGGCCGTCCGCCGGTACGCCCCTGTGCCTTGGCTGCGTCGAGTCCTGCACGGGTGCGCTCCTTGATGAGGCTGCGCTCGAACTCCGCCATGGCCCCGACCACCTGAAGCATGAGACGGCCGTCCGCCGTACCGGGGTCGATGTTGGCCAGTGCCCCCGTGAGCACCTTGAACCCGATGCCCCGCTCCCGAAGGGTGTCGACCATGGTCACAAGGTCGATGAGGGACCGAGCGAACCGGTCCAGCTTCCACACGCACAGGGTGTCGCCGGGTCTGGCGTAGTCCAGTGCGGCCGTGAGCTCTGGCCTGTCGGTGTTCTTGCCCGATGCCTTGTCCTCGAAGACCCGGGCGCAGCCTGCGGCCGTCAGTGCGTCGCGCTGAAGCTGCGCTTCCTGGTCGTCGGTGGAGACGCGGGCGTAACCGATGAGCTGGCCAGTGATCGTGTTCGTCGTCATGGACGGGACCGTCTCAGAACTCGTCTCAATACGTCAAGCCTGAGACAGAAGTTTCGAGACGGGTTTTGAACAGTGCTGGGTCCCCTTTCGGGGTGCCTACCACCTCGTCTCACAAACCTTGGTTTTCGAGACGCCTGTTACTGGTCACGCTGCGCCACGGTCGGGGTTGCGTCTCTGCCCTGCGTCGGCCAGCGCTGCGCCCCGTCGGCCACGGCAACGGGGCGTGCGCCTGCCTGCCTGCCTGTCGCTGCGCTCTCGCCTGCCTGCCAGAGGCGCAGCCTGCCAGCCGCTCACGCGGGCGCACAGCCGTTCGCC
It includes:
- a CDS encoding recombinase family protein, with the translated sequence MTTNTITGQLIGYARVSTDDQEAQLQRDALTAAGCARVFEDKASGKNTDRPELTAALDYARPGDTLCVWKLDRFARSLIDLVTMVDTLRERGIGFKVLTGALANIDPGTADGRLMLQVVGAMAEFERSLIKERTRAGLDAAKAQGRTGGRPSVVDEDVLTVARARKAKGESVSAIAKALGISRATLYRHLGESA